In Candidatus Methylacidithermus pantelleriae, a single genomic region encodes these proteins:
- a CDS encoding AAA family ATPase, whose protein sequence is MPVTETSGEDKSLAALSEQHRFYQRRIAGMIRRVRSIVVGQEEAVLRAIIGALSVFQPNPGGHAASGHSTLIGFPGTGKTTFASALARAMGGTFSRIQCTADLLPRDFTGYFVLKGQQVVFQPGPLFANVVLCDEYNRAPEKARSGVLQAKIEGFVSVSFGETHSFPLPKPNIILMTINPAEEGELYPIGEADNDRSLFQIFFPPLSEGERLELLERAERFLKGQDEEKEPPLQPEEFETIRFFIWENVYASPLLKRYIVRLTDIEQLETTLDPVRQELERALQVHIPKLFIGYLAERPALGLLGAAKVVAFLRGTDFIRGKPRVSLSVLPQDVRLVFADVLRHRIRLSEELASVTTLASRWLWEKKLPPPLRRKFRGLQGLLSRDLVVDFLLWEALQRLPDVQPEDFAEGPPKEQPEDENDREWVVG, encoded by the coding sequence ATGCCCGTAACAGAAACTTCTGGCGAAGACAAATCTCTTGCTGCTCTATCCGAGCAGCACCGGTTCTACCAACGACGAATCGCAGGGATGATCCGGCGGGTTCGTTCCATCGTCGTTGGGCAAGAGGAAGCCGTTCTTCGAGCCATCATCGGAGCGCTATCGGTTTTTCAACCCAACCCTGGTGGCCATGCTGCCAGCGGGCACTCCACTCTCATCGGCTTCCCAGGGACAGGCAAAACAACCTTCGCTTCGGCGCTAGCCCGGGCGATGGGAGGAACGTTTAGCCGAATCCAGTGCACCGCCGACCTTTTGCCGCGCGATTTTACTGGTTACTTCGTGCTCAAAGGCCAGCAGGTTGTTTTTCAGCCGGGCCCGCTCTTTGCCAACGTGGTCCTATGTGATGAATACAATCGGGCGCCGGAAAAGGCGCGGTCTGGCGTGCTTCAAGCTAAAATCGAGGGATTTGTTTCTGTAAGCTTTGGAGAAACCCACTCGTTCCCTTTACCCAAGCCCAACATCATCCTTATGACCATCAATCCGGCAGAGGAGGGGGAGCTTTACCCCATTGGGGAGGCGGATAACGACCGATCACTTTTTCAGATTTTCTTTCCACCCTTGTCAGAAGGGGAACGGCTGGAGCTCTTGGAGCGAGCCGAGCGCTTCCTCAAAGGGCAAGATGAGGAAAAAGAACCTCCGTTACAGCCGGAAGAATTTGAAACGATTCGTTTCTTTATCTGGGAAAACGTTTACGCCTCCCCGCTTCTCAAACGCTACATCGTCCGCCTCACCGACATCGAGCAGCTAGAAACCACCTTGGACCCCGTGCGCCAGGAACTCGAAAGAGCACTCCAAGTCCACATTCCCAAGCTATTTATCGGGTACTTAGCGGAACGACCCGCGCTGGGGTTGCTAGGTGCAGCTAAGGTGGTAGCCTTCCTGCGGGGAACGGATTTCATAAGAGGGAAGCCACGCGTTTCGCTATCGGTTTTGCCGCAAGACGTGCGCCTGGTTTTTGCCGATGTTCTTCGGCATCGAATTCGGTTATCCGAAGAACTGGCCAGTGTCACAACTTTGGCAAGCCGCTGGCTTTGGGAAAAAAAACTCCCGCCACCCCTTCGCCGGAAGTTTCGGGGACTCCAGGGACTTCTTTCTCGAGATCTCGTCGTCGATTTCCTTTTATGGGAAGCGCTCCAAAGGCTTCCGGACGTGCAGCCGGAAGATTTTGCCGAGGGACCGCCAAAGGAACAACCCGAAGACGAAAACGACCGAGAATGGGTCGTTGGCTAA
- a CDS encoding TQO small subunit DoxD, translated as MKSPDQWLAFLRIVVGVCFLRGGLQKVQWVFLGNIFPLPWVSQRWIHFMPRRVAEFASHNPISWYREFLTGFVIPHRETFAALVAWGELGAGLGLILGLFTRFSSAVAFFLGLNFLLATFWLGPCELWFHTLLLSLAAAFLFSGAGHTWGVDGWLANRLPKISLSRRSSSTTRKV; from the coding sequence GTGAAATCTCCCGACCAGTGGCTTGCGTTTCTTCGCATCGTGGTGGGCGTTTGCTTCTTGCGGGGCGGGCTTCAAAAAGTGCAGTGGGTCTTTTTAGGAAACATTTTCCCTCTCCCTTGGGTTTCCCAGCGATGGATCCATTTTATGCCTCGGCGGGTAGCCGAATTTGCGAGCCACAATCCCATCAGCTGGTACCGGGAGTTTTTAACGGGCTTTGTAATCCCTCACAGGGAAACTTTTGCTGCTTTGGTAGCCTGGGGAGAACTGGGAGCGGGCCTTGGCTTGATCTTAGGGCTTTTTACCCGGTTCTCTAGCGCAGTAGCTTTTTTTCTCGGTCTAAATTTCCTTTTAGCCACCTTCTGGCTAGGCCCGTGTGAGCTCTGGTTCCATACTCTCCTTTTAAGCCTTGCAGCGGCGTTTCTTTTTTCCGGCGCCGGCCACACCTGGGGAGTTGACGGGTGGCTGGCTAACCGGCTCCCCAAGATCTCCCTTTCTCGCCGAAGCTCCTCCACAACGCGCAAAGTGTAA
- a CDS encoding ribonucleotide-diphosphate reductase subunit beta: MGCCTQGSSRPKPYDLSKRINVEEKRLINCKTVDVNQLMPIKYKWAWEYYLKGCANNWLPSEVPMQRDIELWKSNKLTPDERLVILRNLGFFATAESLVGNNIVLAIFKHITNPEARQYLLRQAFEEAVHTHAFLYIVESLNLDEREVFNMYHEINSIHDKDAFEMTLTEDIVREDFRTDTVENIQKFLKNLVGFYVIMEGIFFYSGFVMILSFHRQNKMTGIGEQFQYILRDETIHLSFGVDLINGIKEENPEVWTPEFRKELEEMIDQAVELETLYAIDCLPRGVLGLNAGLFRQYVEYIADRRLERIGLKAKYGSRNPFPWMSETIDLVKEKNFFETRVTEYQHGGVLVW; encoded by the coding sequence ATGGGCTGCTGCACTCAAGGGTCTTCGCGTCCTAAGCCATATGACTTGAGCAAAAGGATCAATGTTGAAGAAAAGCGCCTGATCAATTGTAAAACCGTCGATGTCAACCAACTTATGCCCATCAAATATAAGTGGGCTTGGGAGTACTATTTGAAGGGTTGCGCCAATAACTGGCTTCCGTCGGAAGTCCCGATGCAGCGTGATATTGAGCTTTGGAAGTCTAATAAACTCACGCCGGATGAGCGGCTGGTAATTCTACGCAATTTGGGATTCTTTGCCACGGCGGAGAGTCTTGTGGGGAATAACATTGTGCTTGCCATTTTCAAGCATATTACTAACCCTGAGGCACGGCAGTATCTTTTACGGCAAGCGTTTGAAGAAGCGGTGCACACGCATGCGTTTTTGTATATCGTGGAGTCGCTGAATTTGGATGAGCGTGAAGTGTTTAACATGTATCATGAAATAAACTCGATTCACGATAAAGATGCGTTTGAAATGACGTTGACGGAAGATATTGTGCGAGAGGACTTTCGGACGGATACGGTGGAAAACATCCAGAAGTTTTTGAAGAATTTGGTTGGATTTTACGTGATCATGGAAGGGATCTTCTTTTACAGCGGATTTGTGATGATTTTGTCCTTCCATCGGCAAAATAAGATGACCGGGATTGGAGAGCAGTTCCAGTACATCTTGAGGGATGAGACCATACACTTGAGTTTCGGGGTGGATCTCATCAATGGGATCAAGGAAGAGAACCCTGAGGTTTGGACCCCGGAATTTCGGAAAGAGTTGGAGGAAATGATCGACCAAGCAGTGGAGCTAGAGACGCTATACGCGATAGATTGTTTACCAAGGGGTGTTCTGGGGTTGAACGCAGGACTTTTCCGGCAGTATGTGGAATACATTGCAGACCGGCGGTTGGAGCGAATCGGGCTGAAAGCGAAGTATGGCTCAAGAAATCCTTTTCCTTGGATGAGCGAGACGATCGATCTTGTGAAGGAAAAGAACTTCTTCGAGACTCGGGTGACCGAATATCAGCATGGTGGCGTATTGGTGTGGTAG
- a CDS encoding DUF58 domain-containing protein, translating to MANPPVGTGHRGLPRLIQLTSIMLKPTIVLELLRWAETAPAVVGTRSGKRLGEGIEFEAFREMGAGEDIREVDWIRSLTLEHPVIRTTRQERGPGLLYWHLGVVGTKGTGLESKGLLSWHILEELVTSLAALPQPSWMAALFPQDRLWQFYPPAHPRALQVRLRQTHNLRLGNPFDRPHVSTVFSRITPYLRGLSLVLVLADWSKWSKVWEEVIVLWGFLSRHNLPVAWLWVADRWEMELPSVHATFRVEASHAFPWLPLGNKVFRAHLAQTLRKEWDATRAAMASLGLQQGRDWAIVTTACTAKENLEKWVKARSISVN from the coding sequence TTGGCTAATCCTCCCGTAGGAACGGGGCACAGGGGATTGCCGCGACTCATTCAACTGACGTCCATTATGCTAAAGCCCACGATCGTTCTTGAGCTTCTCCGATGGGCAGAAACGGCTCCCGCTGTGGTTGGAACCCGATCGGGTAAAAGGCTGGGAGAAGGAATCGAGTTTGAGGCCTTTCGCGAAATGGGCGCCGGGGAAGATATTCGCGAGGTCGACTGGATCCGCTCGCTGACCCTCGAGCATCCTGTCATTCGCACGACCCGCCAGGAGCGTGGACCTGGTCTTTTATACTGGCACCTGGGAGTTGTGGGAACCAAAGGCACCGGACTGGAATCCAAGGGCTTGCTCTCTTGGCATATCCTGGAAGAGCTCGTTACATCTCTAGCAGCCCTCCCTCAGCCTTCGTGGATGGCAGCGCTTTTTCCCCAGGATCGCTTGTGGCAGTTCTATCCGCCCGCCCATCCCAGGGCTCTCCAGGTGCGACTAAGACAGACGCACAATCTACGCCTCGGAAACCCTTTCGATCGGCCTCATGTCAGCACAGTCTTTTCGCGAATTACTCCTTATCTCCGTGGCCTGTCCCTTGTCCTTGTTCTTGCCGATTGGTCAAAGTGGTCAAAAGTTTGGGAGGAAGTCATTGTTCTTTGGGGTTTCCTTAGTCGCCACAACTTGCCCGTGGCTTGGCTTTGGGTGGCAGACCGGTGGGAAATGGAACTTCCCTCTGTCCACGCAACGTTCCGCGTAGAGGCTTCCCACGCTTTTCCCTGGCTGCCTCTGGGAAATAAAGTCTTCCGAGCTCACCTGGCTCAGACTCTCCGGAAAGAGTGGGACGCTACCCGTGCGGCGATGGCTTCTTTGGGACTTCAGCAAGGAAGAGATTGGGCCATCGTAACCACCGCGTGTACCGCGAAAGAAAACCTAGAAAAATGGGTCAAGGCACGATCCATCTCTGTGAACTAA
- a CDS encoding vWA domain-containing protein produces the protein MKAIFWVFLYGLLPFLAFSALRWRSKARQWLPGFEVFVKAWKNLSFGKRFRLWIATYFPVLCLLLAIASWSCGLWIAKPVARWKPLPVKERRIVLVNDLSASMQGTGEERLRQAVLAFLNTLLHDPNRENVRLGVVEFSGTAKVLLPLVKIADSSGITSEIRKKRLIELLSSMGTSDPAMGDGTELGEGLWAGLELIVRYGRRNDPLLSERWQRLKQTLLRSSLSQPAVEQLRDQLGTHADSVLVAFTDGFVEGEKLSSAAVFSVAKALGVRTYFLSVEAVPDVLAHSVDRAIGHLSVENVATLETLYREIASREARPSSRRSLETDVTQRKQAVWLGLAFFFLGMGYRWRKGVYVP, from the coding sequence GTGAAGGCGATCTTCTGGGTTTTCCTTTATGGGCTTCTTCCTTTCCTTGCGTTTTCAGCACTCCGGTGGCGTTCGAAAGCGCGCCAATGGCTCCCTGGGTTTGAAGTGTTTGTCAAAGCCTGGAAAAACCTTTCTTTCGGAAAGCGCTTCCGGCTTTGGATAGCAACCTATTTTCCCGTGCTGTGCCTCTTGCTTGCCATCGCCTCCTGGTCATGCGGGCTTTGGATTGCCAAACCCGTAGCCCGATGGAAACCACTTCCAGTTAAGGAACGCAGAATCGTTCTCGTAAACGACCTATCAGCGAGCATGCAGGGAACAGGCGAGGAACGATTACGACAGGCGGTGCTCGCATTTTTGAACACGCTTCTCCATGATCCCAACAGGGAAAACGTCCGCTTGGGGGTAGTTGAGTTTTCTGGAACGGCTAAAGTGCTATTGCCTTTAGTGAAAATCGCCGATTCCTCGGGGATAACTTCAGAAATCCGAAAGAAAAGGCTGATAGAGCTTCTTTCCAGTATGGGGACATCAGACCCAGCTATGGGCGATGGGACAGAACTTGGCGAAGGCCTGTGGGCAGGGCTGGAGCTCATTGTCCGTTACGGGCGAAGGAACGACCCCCTTCTTTCCGAACGCTGGCAAAGACTCAAACAAACGCTTCTTAGGTCATCATTGAGCCAACCTGCGGTCGAGCAGTTGCGAGATCAACTGGGTACCCATGCCGATAGCGTGCTCGTCGCATTCACCGATGGTTTTGTAGAAGGAGAAAAACTTTCCTCGGCGGCCGTTTTTTCTGTGGCAAAAGCCCTCGGTGTTCGAACCTATTTTCTCTCCGTAGAAGCCGTTCCCGATGTCCTTGCGCATTCGGTGGATCGGGCGATTGGACATCTTAGCGTTGAAAACGTTGCCACCCTGGAAACACTCTACCGTGAAATCGCCTCGCGCGAGGCTCGCCCGTCCTCGCGACGATCGCTTGAAACAGATGTTACCCAGAGAAAGCAGGCCGTCTGGCTAGGACTCGCTTTCTTTTTTTTAGGTATGGGTTATCGCTGGCGCAAGGGGGTGTACGTTCCTTGA
- a CDS encoding ribonucleoside-diphosphate reductase subunit alpha, producing MEQLAFAGLEPLVERRLLIRKRDGRVEPFNKGRIYRAVESAFRADAGLRKDDPLPLALSEKIEAVAQAVVETAMALAAYGEELEVERIQDLVEEELMRQGYHSVARRYIVYREDRRKARALRGDRDIYGRPIATLHVTLADGTQRLLDADRLRRELMRACRGLEDRCFWQDLFQETLSSLYEGVREEEIETAMILAARSRVEREPAYSLVAARLLLGRIYREVLGQNLLGWDLQEQHRQSFPQFIQHGVEAGRLDPQLRSFDLERLAKALDVSRDLSFTYMGLQTLYDRYLLQVDDRRIETPQYFWMRVAMGLAIAEKENREDWAIRFYDVLSRFLFLSSTPTLFNSGTVHPQLSSCYLLTVEDDLEHIFKSIADNAKLSKWAGGLGNDWTKVRATGALIRGTGGRSQGVIPFLKVANDTAVAVNQGGKRKGALCAYLETWHLDIEDFLELRRNTGDERRRTHDMNTANWIPDLFMKRVLEDGSWTLFSPDEVPDLHELYGQAFEKRYVHYEKLAEEGKIRLFKKVSARELWRKMLTMLFETGHPWITFKDPSNIRSQESHAGVIHCSNLCTEVLLPTSKDEVAVCNLGSINLAAHVTDRGLDEEKLASTIRIAMRMLDNVIDINFYPIPEARNSNLRHRPVGLGIMGFQDALYRLRIPYASQEAVEFSDSSMELISYYAILASSELARERGPYPAFKGSKWDQGLLPFDTIDLLEKERGGWCEIDRTIRLDWTPVRESIRKYGMRNSHCLAIAPTATISNITGVSQSIEPTFKNLFVKSNLSGDFTTINAYLVEDLKRLGLWDEQMLDDLKYYDGSVQPIERIPAELKELYRTAFEIEPRWLIECASRRQKWIDMGQSLNLYIAEPSGKLLSEMYMLAWKKGLKTTYYLRASAATTIEKSTLDVNARGIAPRWLREKGPSANLSIQRGPRQGACSAEDGICESCQ from the coding sequence ATGGAACAGCTAGCCTTTGCCGGTTTAGAGCCGCTGGTGGAACGGCGTCTTCTTATCCGGAAACGAGACGGGCGGGTCGAGCCCTTCAACAAGGGGCGAATTTACCGCGCCGTTGAGAGTGCTTTCCGCGCCGATGCCGGTCTCCGAAAAGACGATCCTTTGCCCCTTGCCTTGTCAGAGAAAATTGAAGCGGTGGCTCAGGCTGTAGTGGAGACGGCTATGGCTTTGGCCGCTTATGGCGAAGAGCTCGAAGTAGAGAGAATCCAGGACTTGGTCGAAGAAGAGCTCATGCGGCAAGGCTACCATTCCGTTGCCCGCCGCTACATTGTCTACCGCGAGGATCGTCGCAAGGCTAGAGCCTTACGAGGAGACCGGGACATCTATGGCAGACCGATCGCAACATTACACGTGACCCTCGCCGATGGCACTCAGCGGCTTTTGGATGCCGATCGGCTTCGAAGGGAACTTATGCGGGCTTGCCGCGGGTTGGAAGACCGGTGCTTTTGGCAAGATCTTTTCCAGGAAACGTTGAGTTCCCTCTACGAAGGGGTCCGGGAGGAAGAGATCGAAACGGCGATGATCCTGGCCGCTCGTTCCCGGGTTGAGCGGGAGCCTGCCTATAGCTTGGTTGCGGCTCGTTTGCTTTTGGGTCGAATCTATCGCGAGGTTCTGGGGCAAAATCTTTTGGGATGGGATTTGCAAGAACAGCACAGACAAAGCTTCCCCCAGTTTATTCAACATGGGGTGGAAGCTGGACGTTTAGATCCCCAACTGAGATCGTTTGACTTGGAACGGCTCGCGAAAGCCTTGGATGTTTCTCGCGATCTTTCCTTTACCTACATGGGGTTACAGACCCTCTATGACCGTTATCTCCTTCAGGTGGACGACCGAAGGATCGAAACGCCCCAGTACTTTTGGATGCGAGTGGCGATGGGGTTGGCAATCGCAGAGAAAGAAAATCGGGAGGATTGGGCGATTCGCTTCTATGATGTTCTTTCGCGGTTCCTCTTTCTTTCCTCAACACCCACCTTGTTCAATTCGGGTACAGTCCATCCCCAGCTGTCTTCCTGCTATCTATTGACGGTAGAGGATGATCTAGAGCACATTTTTAAGTCGATTGCCGATAATGCAAAGCTATCAAAATGGGCTGGTGGCTTGGGCAATGACTGGACCAAGGTCCGGGCAACGGGTGCGTTGATTCGAGGAACCGGAGGCCGAAGCCAGGGAGTCATTCCCTTTCTTAAGGTTGCCAATGACACTGCGGTTGCCGTGAATCAGGGGGGCAAACGCAAGGGAGCCTTGTGCGCGTATCTGGAGACTTGGCATCTTGACATTGAAGATTTTCTCGAGCTTCGCCGCAATACGGGAGATGAGCGTCGCAGGACCCATGACATGAACACGGCAAACTGGATCCCGGACCTTTTCATGAAGCGTGTTTTAGAGGACGGTAGCTGGACGCTCTTTAGCCCGGATGAGGTTCCTGATCTCCATGAGCTTTACGGGCAAGCTTTTGAAAAGCGATATGTTCATTACGAAAAATTAGCCGAAGAGGGGAAGATACGACTTTTTAAAAAGGTTTCAGCTCGGGAGCTTTGGAGGAAAATGTTGACGATGCTCTTTGAAACGGGGCATCCCTGGATTACGTTTAAGGATCCTTCCAATATCCGTTCCCAAGAAAGCCACGCTGGAGTGATCCACTGCTCTAATCTTTGCACGGAAGTGCTTCTCCCAACCTCCAAAGACGAAGTCGCCGTGTGCAACCTTGGATCCATTAATCTTGCTGCCCATGTAACCGATCGGGGTTTGGATGAAGAGAAACTTGCCTCCACCATTCGCATAGCCATGCGAATGCTCGATAACGTAATCGACATTAACTTTTATCCCATTCCAGAAGCGCGGAACTCCAACCTTCGGCACCGGCCGGTAGGGCTGGGAATCATGGGGTTCCAGGATGCCCTCTATCGGCTTCGGATTCCGTATGCGAGCCAGGAGGCGGTGGAGTTTTCGGATTCCAGTATGGAACTCATTTCCTATTACGCGATTTTGGCTTCCTCGGAACTTGCACGGGAACGTGGTCCCTATCCCGCCTTTAAGGGATCCAAGTGGGATCAGGGACTTTTACCCTTCGATACGATCGACCTTTTGGAAAAGGAGCGCGGCGGATGGTGCGAGATCGACAGGACCATTCGCCTCGATTGGACACCCGTTCGGGAATCCATCCGGAAGTACGGGATGCGCAATTCCCACTGCCTGGCTATTGCTCCCACAGCTACGATTTCCAATATTACGGGCGTTTCCCAATCGATTGAACCCACTTTTAAAAACCTTTTTGTGAAGTCCAATCTCTCGGGTGACTTTACTACGATTAATGCCTATCTCGTCGAAGATCTCAAGAGGCTTGGTCTCTGGGATGAGCAAATGCTGGATGATCTCAAGTATTATGACGGATCGGTTCAGCCGATCGAGCGCATCCCGGCGGAACTGAAGGAATTGTATCGCACAGCTTTCGAAATTGAGCCTCGCTGGCTCATTGAATGCGCTAGCCGCAGGCAAAAGTGGATCGACATGGGCCAGTCCTTGAACTTGTACATTGCCGAACCCAGCGGAAAACTTCTTTCCGAAATGTACATGCTTGCCTGGAAGAAAGGACTCAAGACAACCTATTACCTGCGCGCTTCAGCGGCAACGACCATCGAAAAGTCAACGCTAGACGTCAATGCTCGTGGCATTGCTCCACGCTGGCTTCGGGAGAAAGGCCCTTCCGCGAACCTCTCGATTCAGCGGGGTCCTCGCCAGGGGGCGTGCTCGGCGGAGGATGGGATTTGTGAGAGCTGTCAATAG
- a CDS encoding DJ-1/PfpI family protein, which yields MKEGLLLMIVGDYVEDYEAMVPFQALTLLGYTVHAVCPQKKAGETVVTAIHDFEPGVDTYTEKPGHRFRLTFDFDEVDPQNYLGLILPGGRSPEYLRLNPRVLELVRHFAQTHKPIAAICHGLQILSAAGVLRDRTVTGYPAVGPEMEACGARFVRVDWEEICLDDNLVTAPAWSAHPKWLAAYVRLLEKSSALKPSQPVTHGKDIENLCVSA from the coding sequence ATGAAAGAAGGACTCCTCCTCATGATTGTCGGTGACTACGTAGAAGACTATGAGGCGATGGTACCCTTTCAGGCCCTCACCCTCCTAGGCTACACGGTGCATGCGGTCTGCCCCCAAAAAAAAGCAGGGGAAACCGTGGTAACGGCCATCCACGACTTTGAGCCGGGTGTGGATACGTACACAGAAAAACCGGGGCACCGGTTTCGACTCACGTTCGATTTTGATGAAGTAGACCCCCAAAACTACCTGGGCCTCATCCTCCCCGGAGGCCGCTCCCCGGAATACCTCCGGCTTAACCCCCGAGTCCTGGAACTGGTGCGCCACTTTGCCCAAACCCATAAACCCATTGCCGCAATCTGTCATGGACTCCAAATCCTAAGCGCCGCAGGAGTCTTGCGGGATCGAACGGTAACAGGATACCCGGCCGTGGGGCCGGAAATGGAAGCTTGCGGAGCTCGTTTCGTCCGGGTCGATTGGGAAGAAATCTGCCTAGACGATAATCTTGTAACAGCCCCCGCATGGAGCGCCCATCCCAAGTGGCTCGCGGCGTATGTCCGGCTGCTCGAAAAAAGTTCAGCTCTGAAACCCTCCCAGCCTGTAACCCACGGGAAAGACATCGAGAACCTCTGCGTTTCGGCATAA